The Nitrospira tepida genome includes a window with the following:
- a CDS encoding MBL fold metallo-hydrolase — translation MTLEDEWWDIVSKARVGQGLSEVQLAHKSDISLAELHALKTGKPEQHVEEVGAIARALKLRPDQLRQIALQQWRPLPTPPLMQVETIRGDIGGYEVKGYIVHNGGEAVLIDTGYNAPAMLAFLERRRLKLVGICLTHGHVDHAGGIDQILAKWPVPVYLGTGDEPLLEWSPPRNLLVTPFDGKTIRVGDLTIECLTTPGHTPGGLCYKLTHRGQPICFVGDTLFAGSIGRSNPATLYDTHLESVRRRVLTLATETVLFPGHGPATTVREERAQNPFAGGT, via the coding sequence ATGACGCTTGAAGACGAGTGGTGGGATATTGTCAGCAAGGCCCGGGTCGGCCAGGGCTTGAGCGAGGTGCAGCTCGCGCACAAGAGCGACATCTCCCTAGCCGAATTGCATGCCCTGAAAACCGGCAAGCCCGAGCAACATGTGGAAGAAGTCGGCGCGATTGCGCGGGCCTTGAAGCTGCGCCCGGACCAGCTCAGGCAAATCGCTCTCCAGCAATGGCGCCCGTTGCCCACTCCGCCGCTGATGCAGGTGGAAACCATTCGCGGCGACATCGGCGGATACGAGGTGAAGGGATACATCGTTCACAACGGCGGCGAGGCGGTGCTGATCGATACCGGGTACAATGCGCCGGCGATGTTGGCGTTTCTGGAGCGGCGTCGGTTGAAACTGGTCGGCATCTGTCTCACCCACGGTCATGTGGACCATGCGGGAGGGATTGATCAGATTCTGGCGAAGTGGCCGGTGCCGGTCTATCTGGGGACCGGCGACGAGCCGTTGTTGGAATGGTCTCCGCCCCGAAACCTGCTGGTGACGCCGTTCGACGGCAAGACGATCCGCGTCGGCGACCTGACGATCGAATGTCTGACCACGCCGGGCCATACACCGGGCGGTCTCTGCTACAAACTGACCCATCGAGGCCAGCCGATCTGTTTCGTGGGAGACACGTTGTTTGCCGGCTCGATCGGCCGGTCCAACCCCGCCACCCTCTACGATACCCACCTGGAATCGGTGCGACGGCGCGTGTTAACGTTAGCGACGGAGACGGTGCTGTTTCCCGGACACGGGCCGGCGACGACGGTTCGGGAGGAGCGTGCGCAGAATCCCTTCGCCGGAGGGACGTGA
- a CDS encoding potassium-transporting ATPase subunit F has translation MDMTYLLGLLLSLGLLVYLMVDLLKAEWF, from the coding sequence ATGGACATGACGTACCTGCTCGGCCTCCTCCTCTCATTGGGCTTGCTCGTCTATCTGATGGTCGACCTGCTCAAGGCGGAGTGGTTCTGA
- a CDS encoding GYD domain-containing protein, with amino-acid sequence MVTYVMLLNWTDQGIKNVKDSPKRLDAVKKLAKDMGGEVKSFFMTLGAYDLVLIVEMSNNDKLASFALKLGSLGNVRSTTLKAYSEEEYRRIIGSLS; translated from the coding sequence ATGGTGACCTATGTCATGCTCCTCAACTGGACGGATCAAGGCATCAAGAACGTCAAGGATTCGCCGAAGCGGCTGGACGCGGTAAAAAAACTCGCGAAGGACATGGGCGGAGAGGTCAAATCCTTCTTCATGACGCTGGGGGCCTACGACCTGGTCCTCATCGTCGAGATGTCGAACAACGACAAGCTGGCGAGTTTTGCGTTGAAGTTGGGCTCGCTCGGCAATGTCCGTTCGACGACGCTGAAGGCCTACTCCGAAGAGGAGTACCGGCGGATCATCGGGAGCCTGAGCTGA
- the pyk gene encoding pyruvate kinase produces MRKAKIVCTIGPASRSLDSLQQLLDCGMDVARLNFSHGTLDEHAKTIDLIRQAADRRARAIAILQDLQGPRIRLGLLAPEGIHLQPGQRVRLVGSALRSGGQHGYHAGRTVSETEMPVTYPHLSRDVKPGARILIDDGLIELRVVTIEASDVLCTVVTPGLVRSNKGMNLPGTAISAPTLTDRDREHIRFGVRQGVDYLALSFVRGPADIVEARKLLKDCGGDQPIIAKIERAEAVEKLDAILEEADGVMIARGDLGVEMGPEVVPVLQKRIISQANRRRRLVITATQMLESMTRSPRPTRAEASDVANAVFDGTDAVMLSAETAIGHYPVEAVQVMDRIVQAAEVETGPKFVRRAQPDQGRMSFPEAISTSASTAAAAIGAGAIVVFSEKGMTARLMSKQRPAAPIIAFTPFESVRQRMALYWGVLPHTMAQIAQTDERITEAERRLKAEGLAKAGQRIVILSGTRIGWPGGTNLMKLHEVG; encoded by the coding sequence ATGCGAAAAGCCAAAATCGTCTGCACGATCGGTCCGGCGAGCCGCTCGCTCGACAGCCTGCAACAGTTGCTCGACTGCGGAATGGACGTGGCGCGGCTGAACTTCTCGCACGGCACGCTCGACGAACATGCCAAGACCATCGATCTGATCCGGCAGGCGGCCGACCGGCGGGCACGGGCGATCGCCATTCTTCAAGATCTGCAAGGGCCGCGCATCAGGCTGGGCCTGCTGGCTCCGGAGGGGATTCACCTTCAGCCTGGCCAGCGGGTACGGTTAGTGGGCTCGGCCCTGCGCTCCGGCGGGCAACATGGCTATCACGCGGGCCGAACCGTCTCCGAGACGGAGATGCCGGTGACCTATCCCCACCTGAGCCGGGATGTGAAGCCGGGCGCGCGGATTCTCATCGACGACGGGCTGATCGAGCTGCGCGTGGTGACGATTGAAGCGTCCGATGTGCTCTGCACGGTGGTCACGCCGGGGCTGGTGCGCTCCAACAAAGGAATGAATCTTCCGGGCACCGCCATCAGCGCGCCGACGCTCACCGACCGGGATCGGGAGCACATTCGATTCGGGGTGCGGCAAGGCGTAGATTACCTCGCGCTGTCGTTCGTGCGGGGCCCGGCCGATATCGTGGAGGCCCGCAAGCTGCTGAAGGACTGCGGCGGGGATCAGCCGATCATCGCCAAGATCGAACGGGCCGAAGCCGTGGAAAAGCTCGATGCGATCCTGGAGGAGGCGGACGGGGTCATGATCGCCCGAGGCGACCTGGGGGTCGAGATGGGGCCCGAAGTCGTCCCGGTCCTGCAAAAGCGCATCATCAGCCAGGCCAACCGTCGCCGCCGGCTCGTCATCACGGCCACGCAGATGTTGGAGTCGATGACGCGGAGCCCGAGGCCGACCAGGGCCGAGGCCTCGGACGTGGCGAATGCGGTCTTCGACGGGACGGACGCGGTGATGCTCTCGGCCGAAACGGCGATCGGGCACTATCCGGTCGAGGCCGTGCAGGTGATGGATCGTATCGTACAGGCGGCGGAAGTGGAGACCGGGCCGAAGTTCGTGCGACGCGCCCAGCCGGACCAGGGCCGCATGTCCTTTCCCGAAGCCATTTCCACCTCGGCCTCCACGGCCGCCGCGGCGATCGGCGCCGGCGCGATCGTGGTCTTCAGCGAGAAGGGCATGACGGCGCGGCTCATGTCGAAGCAGCGCCCGGCCGCTCCGATCATCGCGTTCACGCCGTTTGAGTCGGTCCGGCAGCGGATGGCGCTCTACTGGGGGGTACTGCCCCACACGATGGCCCAGATCGCGCAAACCGACGAACGCATCACCGAGGCCGAGCGCCGCCTGAAGGCCGAGGGGTTGGCGAAGGCTGGCCAGCGCATCGTGATCCTGTCCGGGACGAGGATCGGATGGCCGGGGGGAACGAATTTGATGAAGCTGCACGAGGTGGGATGA
- a CDS encoding macro domain-containing protein yields the protein MSLHITVIQGSILDANAEVIVNAANSHGFMGGGVAGVIKRAAGIEVEQEAVKQAPIAVGRAVLTSGGKTLFKGIIHAPTMPEPGMRIPAENVSRATKAALDLADEKGFVSIAIPGMGTGVGGVEPEDAARHMIRAIRLVSPRSLQNVILVDIDAAMVAAWRNELMQPGKRPAYDA from the coding sequence ATGAGCCTGCACATCACCGTGATCCAAGGCAGCATCTTGGACGCGAATGCCGAGGTCATCGTCAACGCGGCCAACAGCCATGGCTTCATGGGCGGCGGGGTCGCGGGAGTGATCAAACGGGCCGCGGGCATCGAGGTCGAACAGGAGGCCGTGAAGCAGGCGCCGATCGCGGTCGGACGGGCCGTGCTCACGTCCGGCGGCAAGACCCTCTTCAAGGGCATCATCCATGCGCCGACCATGCCGGAGCCGGGCATGCGCATCCCGGCCGAGAACGTCTCGCGTGCGACCAAGGCGGCGCTGGATCTGGCGGACGAAAAGGGGTTCGTCTCGATCGCGATTCCCGGCATGGGCACCGGCGTGGGAGGAGTCGAGCCGGAGGACGCGGCCCGGCACATGATCCGGGCGATCCGGTTGGTGTCCCCGCGATCGCTTCAAAACGTGATCCTGGTCGATATCGATGCGGCGATGGTTGCGGCCTGGCGCAACGAACTTATGCAGCCAGGCAAGAGGCCGGCATATGACGCTTGA
- a CDS encoding site-2 protease family protein, with the protein MEPESRPEPQDPLSNGSLFRDPNGWRTIEPAAAGTAVEDDEEEEEPSRTRLLLPLGLFALTVFTTLWAGAYQTNSNPFQGPWQFLKQDPSALWKGIPFAATLLGILVTHEFGHYLFSRIHRVPATLPLFIPGPPHFIGTFGAIIRMKPILNRKALFDIGVAGPIAGFLVALVMLAIGLKWSKVVTVDETFGLHLGEPLLLQFMSSLIIGDIPPRADVILHPVGFAAWFGLFVTSLNLIPIGQLDGGHVAYALWGKKQRTIAMVAVPILIVLGFQGWPGWFLWVGMAGLLGLSHPPVLDPSDELGVTRTVIGWLALAIFILTFAPVPFSVH; encoded by the coding sequence ATGGAGCCGGAATCGAGACCGGAGCCTCAGGATCCCCTCTCGAACGGGTCACTGTTCCGCGATCCCAATGGCTGGCGGACCATCGAACCGGCCGCTGCCGGTACGGCGGTGGAGGATGACGAAGAGGAAGAGGAGCCTTCGCGAACGAGATTGCTCCTGCCCCTCGGCCTGTTCGCTCTGACGGTCTTCACGACCCTGTGGGCCGGCGCCTACCAAACCAACAGCAATCCGTTTCAAGGACCTTGGCAGTTTCTCAAACAGGACCCGAGCGCCCTGTGGAAAGGGATTCCTTTTGCCGCGACCCTGCTCGGTATTTTAGTAACCCACGAGTTCGGCCACTACCTGTTTTCTCGCATTCATAGGGTTCCCGCGACCCTGCCGCTGTTTATTCCAGGGCCGCCGCATTTCATCGGCACCTTCGGCGCGATCATCCGCATGAAGCCGATCTTGAACCGCAAGGCGCTCTTCGACATCGGCGTGGCCGGCCCGATCGCCGGGTTCCTCGTGGCGCTGGTCATGTTGGCGATCGGACTCAAATGGTCGAAGGTGGTGACGGTCGATGAGACATTTGGCCTGCATCTCGGCGAGCCGCTGCTCCTGCAATTCATGTCGTCCCTCATTATCGGCGACATTCCGCCCCGGGCCGATGTGATCTTGCATCCGGTGGGATTCGCCGCCTGGTTCGGCCTCTTCGTGACCTCGCTCAATTTGATCCCGATCGGGCAACTCGACGGCGGGCACGTCGCCTATGCCCTGTGGGGAAAGAAACAGCGCACGATTGCGATGGTGGCGGTGCCGATCTTGATCGTGCTGGGATTTCAGGGCTGGCCCGGTTGGTTCCTGTGGGTCGGCATGGCGGGGCTGTTGGGGTTATCCCATCCTCCTGTGCTTGATCCGTCGGATGAGCTGGGCGTGACCAGAACCGTCATTGGCTGGCTCGCGCTGGCGATTTTCATCCTCACCTTCGCGCCGGTTCCGTTTTCGGTGCATTGA
- a CDS encoding M16 family metallopeptidase has product MSRRIGRPIDAGPRLLVRIVLLFGLMAMLPLSHAAGETASLPDPRQMKFEPVTFTPPDVERLVLDNGLVVFLLEDHELPLVTVSAMMRTGSWLDPAEKTGLAGLTGNLMRTGGSAKMSAKQVDEELERIAAGISFSIGEESGSATLDVLKKDLRTGLRIFADLLRTPAFESERVELAKLQAIEGIRRRQDQPGSIAAREFAKLMYGPTHPYARESTVESVTKITRDDLAEFHRRTIHPNGLIVGVSGDFDKQELLALLRETFGDWAKGDVPTLTLPPVQPASTNQSKMLVHYVGKETSQAHLRAGSLTIKETHPDYPALAIVNDILGGSGFRSRLFKDVRTNRGLAYSVGSRLQANVYEQGLWYMRAETKLASAQEVIGRFVDHVERMRREPVTAEELEEAKESFVNSFVFSFASSASIVARQVDLEYDGLPKDWLQQLRDKVVKLTKEDLLRAAQTHLHPERLKVLAVGSPAALSKALAGFGDVREIKLPPEG; this is encoded by the coding sequence ATGAGCCGCAGGATCGGAAGGCCCATTGACGCAGGACCCCGGCTGCTCGTGCGGATCGTCCTCCTCTTCGGCCTGATGGCCATGCTGCCGTTGAGTCACGCGGCGGGGGAGACCGCCTCGTTGCCCGATCCACGCCAGATGAAGTTCGAGCCGGTGACCTTCACGCCGCCCGATGTCGAACGGTTGGTGCTGGACAACGGCCTGGTCGTGTTTCTGCTGGAGGACCACGAGCTGCCACTCGTGACCGTCTCGGCCATGATGCGGACCGGCTCATGGCTCGATCCCGCCGAGAAGACCGGCCTGGCCGGGTTGACCGGCAACCTGATGCGGACCGGCGGATCCGCCAAGATGTCGGCCAAGCAGGTGGATGAGGAGCTGGAACGGATCGCCGCCGGCATTTCCTTTAGCATCGGGGAGGAATCGGGCTCGGCCACCCTCGATGTGTTGAAGAAGGACCTCCGCACCGGCCTGCGGATCTTTGCGGACCTGCTGCGGACGCCGGCGTTTGAGTCCGAACGGGTCGAGTTGGCGAAGCTGCAAGCGATCGAGGGAATCCGACGCCGGCAGGATCAGCCCGGCTCGATCGCCGCGCGCGAGTTCGCCAAGCTCATGTACGGCCCGACGCATCCCTATGCGCGCGAGAGCACGGTCGAATCGGTGACTAAAATCACGCGTGACGACCTGGCGGAGTTTCATCGGCGGACGATCCATCCCAACGGGTTGATCGTCGGCGTCAGCGGGGATTTCGACAAGCAGGAGCTGCTCGCGCTGCTGCGGGAGACCTTCGGCGATTGGGCGAAGGGGGATGTGCCGACCTTGACCTTGCCGCCGGTTCAGCCGGCATCGACAAACCAATCGAAGATGCTGGTGCACTATGTGGGAAAGGAAACCTCGCAGGCCCACCTGCGGGCCGGCTCGTTGACGATCAAGGAAACCCATCCGGACTATCCGGCGCTCGCCATCGTGAACGATATCCTGGGCGGGTCAGGGTTCCGCAGCCGGTTGTTTAAAGACGTGCGGACCAATCGTGGATTGGCCTATTCCGTCGGCAGCCGGTTGCAGGCCAACGTCTACGAACAGGGGCTCTGGTACATGCGCGCGGAAACCAAATTGGCCTCCGCGCAGGAGGTGATCGGCCGGTTCGTGGATCACGTGGAACGGATGCGCCGGGAGCCCGTGACGGCCGAGGAGTTGGAAGAGGCCAAGGAGTCCTTCGTCAACTCGTTCGTGTTCTCGTTCGCCAGCAGCGCCAGCATCGTCGCCCGGCAGGTGGATCTGGAATATGACGGCCTTCCCAAGGACTGGCTCCAGCAACTTCGCGACAAGGTCGTCAAGCTGACCAAAGAGGATCTGCTCCGCGCCGCGCAGACGCACCTGCATCCCGAGCGGTTGAAAGTCTTGGCCGTGGGATCGCCGGCAGCCCTTTCCAAGGCGCTGGCGGGATTCGGGGACGTGAGGGAGATCAAGCTGCCTCCGGAGGGGTAA
- a CDS encoding outer membrane beta-barrel protein gives MVLTMWIVVTPVLGEEILGPLSNDQRRQQNGAMEEPSKQGGLPQQDLAVSPLWHYGGFVDLGYLLNFNYPENHLFRNRSTTTRVNELDLNMGAVYIRKDATVQSRWGMELLAQGGQDAKDFGFGVNLPKLDHSDALRHLGLANVSYLAPVGNGLVLQGGIFNSLIGYESLYAKNNFNYTRAWIADYSPYLMMGANAQYSFNDQWAGAVFVINDYFHLQNANSLPSYGAQVAYKPTTQWTWKETVYYGPDQADTSVEFWRLFADSIVEWKGEDATVALDYQIGTQKSATAPGNPRQFYTGASLSARWHIAGPWAVAVRPEVYWDRNGVMTGFEQFIRAVTTTAEYKLPYRWMNTILRVEYRYDESTGAGGGFFKGNEIAPGVIGLTPAQHMLIVGAIWTFDSP, from the coding sequence ATGGTGCTGACGATGTGGATCGTGGTGACGCCGGTCTTGGGTGAGGAAATCCTGGGCCCACTCTCAAACGATCAGCGACGGCAGCAAAACGGCGCCATGGAAGAGCCGTCTAAGCAGGGCGGGTTGCCGCAGCAGGATCTTGCGGTTTCGCCGTTGTGGCACTACGGCGGGTTTGTGGATCTGGGGTATCTCCTGAACTTCAATTATCCGGAGAATCATTTGTTTCGCAATCGCAGCACGACGACGCGGGTCAATGAGCTGGATCTCAATATGGGAGCCGTTTACATCCGCAAGGATGCGACGGTCCAATCCCGCTGGGGGATGGAGCTCTTGGCCCAGGGAGGACAGGATGCGAAGGACTTCGGATTTGGGGTCAACCTGCCCAAGTTGGACCATTCCGATGCGTTGCGGCACTTGGGGCTAGCCAATGTGTCCTATCTGGCTCCGGTCGGAAACGGCTTGGTCCTGCAAGGGGGGATCTTTAACAGTCTTATCGGCTACGAATCACTCTACGCGAAGAATAATTTCAACTACACGCGCGCCTGGATCGCCGACTATTCTCCCTACCTGATGATGGGCGCCAATGCCCAATATTCCTTTAATGATCAATGGGCCGGCGCCGTCTTCGTGATCAATGACTATTTTCACCTGCAGAATGCGAACAGCCTTCCCAGCTACGGCGCGCAGGTGGCGTATAAGCCCACGACGCAATGGACATGGAAGGAAACGGTGTATTACGGGCCTGACCAAGCCGACACATCCGTGGAGTTTTGGCGCCTGTTCGCGGACAGTATTGTCGAATGGAAGGGCGAGGATGCCACGGTTGCCTTGGATTATCAGATAGGGACGCAGAAGAGTGCGACCGCGCCGGGGAATCCCCGGCAATTTTATACGGGCGCTTCGCTGTCCGCCCGATGGCACATTGCCGGGCCGTGGGCGGTCGCCGTCCGTCCGGAAGTCTACTGGGATCGGAACGGCGTTATGACGGGTTTCGAGCAGTTCATTCGGGCGGTCACGACGACCGCGGAATACAAGCTCCCGTATCGATGGATGAACACGATCCTGCGGGTCGAATATCGCTATGACGAGTCCACCGGCGCGGGTGGGGGGTTCTTCAAGGGGAACGAAATTGCGCCGGGTGTCATCGGCCTGACTCCGGCTCAACATATGCTGATCGTCGGGGCGATCTGGACCTTTGATTCGCCGTGA
- a CDS encoding Lcl C-terminal domain-containing protein yields the protein MSVVLLAAVLLSGTDPARGAERFVLEFNGEAVRDTKTGLIWEREPDREHDIWSRSLERCATKEVGGQKGWRPPTIEEIKTLVDPDQNDPSLPPDHPFIGIRSEIYWTSTPHPTDDIVAWQQSFLTGQAVTDQKSGMRRLWCVLGK from the coding sequence ATGTCGGTCGTCCTGCTCGCCGCCGTTCTGTTGAGCGGGACCGACCCAGCCCGGGGCGCCGAGCGGTTCGTGCTGGAGTTCAACGGCGAAGCGGTCCGCGATACGAAAACCGGCCTGATCTGGGAACGGGAACCGGACCGGGAACATGACATCTGGAGCCGCTCTCTCGAACGCTGCGCCACGAAAGAAGTCGGCGGCCAGAAGGGTTGGCGGCCTCCGACGATCGAGGAAATCAAGACCTTGGTCGACCCCGATCAGAACGATCCGTCGCTCCCCCCGGATCATCCATTCATCGGCATTCGTTCGGAGATCTACTGGACCTCCACGCCCCACCCGACGGACGACATCGTGGCCTGGCAGCAGAGTTTTCTTACCGGCCAGGCCGTGACCGATCAGAAATCCGGCATGCGCCGGCTCTGGTGCGTGCTGGGCAAATGA
- a CDS encoding HAD family hydrolase, whose amino-acid sequence MRVPVKLLIFDLDGTLVESKWDIADAVNLTLRDLGLPERPQEEIFGFVGDGVKRLLRLAVGEMDEIRYAEALRVFRVHYLAHCLDRTRFYPGVEPVLTHFARKSKAVATNKALEYTKVILKGLGDHHFDYIVGGDNGFGLKPEPGMLLHILDQLGVDREQAVLIGDSTNDINGGHNAGIRVCAVGYGMGNRERMQACRPDWFIERPEELMEIFE is encoded by the coding sequence ATGCGCGTTCCCGTCAAGCTGTTGATCTTTGACCTCGACGGCACGTTGGTCGAATCCAAGTGGGATATCGCGGACGCCGTCAACCTGACCCTGCGGGATCTCGGCTTGCCCGAACGGCCGCAGGAGGAGATCTTTGGATTCGTCGGGGACGGGGTCAAGCGCCTGCTGCGGCTCGCGGTCGGCGAGATGGACGAGATCCGCTACGCGGAGGCGCTGCGAGTCTTTCGCGTCCATTATCTGGCACATTGCCTGGATCGGACGAGGTTCTATCCCGGCGTCGAGCCCGTGCTGACGCATTTCGCGCGGAAATCGAAGGCGGTCGCGACGAACAAGGCGCTGGAGTACACCAAGGTGATTCTTAAGGGGCTGGGCGACCACCACTTCGATTACATCGTCGGGGGCGACAATGGCTTCGGGCTCAAGCCCGAGCCTGGCATGTTGCTCCACATCCTCGATCAGTTGGGCGTGGACAGGGAGCAGGCCGTCTTGATCGGAGACAGCACCAATGACATCAACGGCGGACACAATGCGGGAATTCGTGTCTGCGCGGTCGGCTACGGCATGGGCAACCGAGAACGGATGCAGGCCTGCCGTCCGGATTGGTTTATCGAACGGCCGGAAGAACTGATGGAGATTTTCGAATGA
- a CDS encoding insulinase family protein produces MRRTTGRIVITCLGLLLTLNLNLDLVFASTGLIDRVIEHRLANGLTLLMVERHHAPVVSINVTFGVGGVNELTGQTGVAHLYEHMAFKGTRRLGTTNYEQERPLLDELDRLNAELEQARREVAALKDKGAPEEPSLQAKVAELEARFAQLQEKAGAYVVENEIPLLYQRHGGVGMNASTGKDVTRYVVSLPSNRLPLWAAIEADRMAHPVMREFYKERAVVMEERRLRTDDSPAGLLYEAFSATAFHAHPYHAPTIGWGSDIQTLTPAVTEDFFRRYYAPNNAVIAIVGDINPPEVIDLVERTFGKIPRGPVPPSVVTVEPVQRGERRVEVEFDAEPVVLIGYHKPAIGHPDDYVFDVIEAVLSDGVTSRLYERLVREKKLAVSVDSDTTFPGAQFPNLFAISAVPRAPHTTAEVEAAIYAELERLKTELVSKSELEKVLNNLDAYLLRSLRSSSGLAGSLAYYQTVTGDWRYLVKGRDRIASVTPEDIQRVANTYFTKNNRTVATLVKVPAANAMARTKPVKETEVRP; encoded by the coding sequence GTGAGACGGACAACCGGCCGGATTGTGATCACATGCCTCGGCCTTTTGCTCACCCTTAACCTCAACCTCGACCTTGTTTTTGCCTCGACCGGCCTGATCGACCGCGTGATCGAACATCGGCTGGCGAACGGCCTCACGCTGCTCATGGTCGAGCGGCACCATGCGCCGGTCGTGTCCATCAACGTGACATTCGGCGTCGGCGGCGTCAACGAGCTGACCGGCCAGACCGGCGTGGCGCATCTGTATGAACACATGGCCTTCAAGGGGACGCGCCGCCTCGGGACGACGAACTACGAGCAGGAGCGCCCGTTGTTGGATGAGTTGGACCGTCTGAACGCCGAGCTGGAGCAGGCGCGCCGGGAGGTCGCCGCGCTGAAGGACAAAGGCGCGCCGGAAGAACCGTCGCTGCAGGCGAAGGTGGCCGAGTTGGAAGCGCGCTTTGCGCAGCTTCAAGAGAAGGCCGGGGCCTACGTCGTCGAGAATGAGATCCCGTTGCTCTACCAGCGGCACGGGGGCGTCGGGATGAATGCCTCGACCGGGAAGGATGTCACGCGCTACGTGGTCAGCCTGCCGTCCAACCGCCTGCCCCTCTGGGCCGCGATCGAAGCCGACCGCATGGCCCATCCCGTGATGCGGGAATTCTATAAAGAGCGCGCCGTGGTCATGGAAGAGCGGCGGCTCAGGACCGACGACAGCCCGGCCGGCCTCCTGTACGAGGCCTTTTCGGCCACGGCTTTTCATGCGCATCCCTACCACGCGCCGACCATCGGCTGGGGCTCGGACATTCAAACCCTCACGCCTGCCGTGACGGAGGACTTTTTCAGGCGCTATTATGCGCCGAACAACGCCGTGATCGCGATCGTGGGCGACATCAACCCGCCCGAGGTCATCGACCTGGTGGAGCGGACGTTCGGCAAGATACCACGGGGGCCGGTGCCGCCGTCCGTCGTGACGGTCGAACCGGTTCAGCGGGGCGAGCGGCGGGTGGAGGTGGAGTTCGATGCGGAGCCGGTCGTGCTGATCGGCTATCACAAGCCGGCCATCGGCCATCCCGACGACTATGTGTTCGACGTGATCGAGGCGGTGCTTTCCGACGGCGTCACCTCCCGGCTCTATGAGCGGTTGGTGCGGGAGAAGAAGCTCGCGGTGTCGGTGGACAGCGATACGACGTTCCCCGGCGCGCAGTTTCCGAACCTGTTTGCGATCAGTGCGGTCCCGCGGGCGCCCCATACGACGGCCGAGGTCGAGGCGGCGATCTATGCCGAGTTGGAGCGGCTGAAGACCGAGCTGGTCTCAAAGAGTGAATTGGAGAAGGTGCTCAACAATCTGGATGCCTATCTCCTCCGATCGTTGCGGTCGAGCAGCGGGCTGGCCGGGTCGCTTGCCTATTACCAGACGGTCACGGGCGATTGGCGATACCTCGTGAAGGGGCGGGACCGGATCGCCTCGGTGACCCCGGAGGACATCCAACGGGTGGCGAACACCTACTTCACCAAGAACAATCGCACGGTCGCCACCTTGGTCAAGGTCCCGGCCGCGAACGCGATGGCCAGGACAAAGCCGGTGAAGGAGACGGAGGTCAGACCATGA